The segment AATGTTCAACTATCACTCTTCACTGTCAATCTCTATCCAATAAGTCACCAACTCACCAAGCATCTCAACACATAGAAcccccataatgctctgtggcACAACCGCAATACAACACACTAGGTTCGTTCTCTGATCCTAATCCTATGATTTGATGGACAACATGTTTGTTCATAttgcaaaagctttgattggttggaggatgtcctccggaagtggtcataattacATTGTAGGTCTATGGAAGGAGGTAAGGCCCAAGAGCTTCCTAGGTTTGGTATTGAAGTCAATGTCGCCAGAGGAGGACGGGgaatagctgtcctctggctacaccataaTAATAGCCTAAAGTGTGTTGTTgagactactgtagaccttcattgcaaaacagtgtgttttaatcaggtatttggtgatgtgaatatatttaatgTTTCATTATTTTTAATTCACTGAGtaagatggtcctccccttccttctctgatgagcctccactggtacacacacacacgtacacagacatacacatacacacacacacactcggaaacacacacacggacacactcaATCTTGTCATTAGTTTATCTTAAGCGCTGCTTGTAGATCTTTATAACAACAAAAATGCAACAAGATGACATGAGGTGAGTGAGAGTGTTCCTGAGGGAGGGAGAATGTGGCTTTCTGCTCTGCCCCCCACACTTACCACGGGAGACTGGAACTAGGAGCTTTGATCCCAGCAGCTCACAACAGCAACTTCTGTCAATACAAAGGAACAGATGGCCATGGAGCAGTATCCTTGGACTATCTGAGTAATCCTTAAGCTCACTCCCTCTCACATTACACCTGCTATACTGCCTTTAGATAGCAGTAATCCGCTCTGGAATCTACATAACGACAAATGAGGAAGCTGAGTTGTTTTGTTTTGCTGGTGGCAGACATTGCAAGTCGCTTTGCAACTAACCGAGATTTGTCTCAGGCTGATGATCATGCAATCTACATCTCCAGTAGTCTGCAATCCATCTGAAGTTCAGTCGTTCTCATCTTTAGAATGCTGCAAGTCACACACCGCGGTGGTGGATAGATCTGCATTGACTGGAGTGATTTGGGAGGATGACAAAAGGCATAATGAGGCAGATTCACTTAAAAGGGTTTCACTGTATCCTTTCTACAGTGAGCCAGGAGTCACGTAGTTAGCTGTGAAAAAGAGAGGgtcatatgtgtatgtgtgtgtgtgtgtgtgtgtgtgtgtgtgtgtgtgtgtgtgtgtgtgtgtgtgtgtgtgtgtgtgtgtgtgtgtgtgtgtgtgtgtgtgtgtgtgtgtgtgtgtgtgtgtgtgtgtgtgtgtgtgtgtgtgtgtgtgtgtgtgtgtgtgtgtctgtgtttgtgcccTAGTGTGTATGTGGGATTTAACACTGTGAAGTTGTTCTGAGCATAATTAATTACTTGTGTGTTCTCTGTTTGGCTTGAGGGTGTCTGCTGTTGCTGATCAATGGCAGAAATGAACCATGTCTCTGAGCCTCGCCTGCCCAGGCTGACAGAGGTGAACAGCAATAATGAGTTGATCTGGAGAGCTGTTCATAAAAGCTTACGTAGGCTCTTCTATATTTTATGATGAATTTCTGGTATTACTAAAAAAGCACCACACCTCATTTCAGTTTGACATGAAATGTCACAGGTTTGTCGCTAGTCCGCTACACAGTGGAATTTGAATAATCTTTCATGTAAATATGCTTTTATGTTTTCCAGCAAGAAAGCGTACTGTTTGGGGCCAGAAACTGTGGCCCAAAGCTTCGAGGCCATGAATTGCTTCAAAAGGCGTTTTGGACAGGATGTGGAGAAACAGGACCAAAAGCTGTCAAAACCAAGATGGGATACCCCCAAAAACAAGGTGATGGAAGTTTTGATGGAATGTATCAATTTATCAATAACTTACTTTGTTAAATCACACAGTCATTAAccctcttctttctttctttttctttctttctttctttctttctttctttctttctttctttctttcacacaAACAATACACAGGTGCCCACAGACCGGACCATGGTGGTGGGTGGCAGGCAAGGTGGGGGCGGTAAAGGTTCCAACCGTTCAGGACGTACCCTGAGGAAACGGCGCCAGCGCTACGTGGAGAAGGACGGCAAGTGTAACGTGCATCATGGCAACGTGCGCGAGAAATATCGCTACATGACAGACATCTTCACTACCCTGGTGGACCTGAAGTGGCGCTTTAACCTGCTGGTGTTCACCCTGGTCTACACAACCACCTGGGTGTTCTTCGGTCTCATCTGGTGGCTCATCGCCTACATCCGCGGAGACCTGGACCACACCGACGATGGAGAATGGATCCCCTGCGTCAACAACCTCAACGGCTTCGTCTCCGCCTTTCTCTTCTCCATCGAGACGGAGACCACCATTGGCTACGGCTACCGGGTCATCACTGATAAATGCCCAGAGGGAATTCTCCTGCTTTTAGTCCAGGCCATCCTGGGCTCCATCGTCAATGCCTTCATGGTGGGATGCATGTTCGTCAAGATCTCCCAGCCAAAGAAGCGAGCCGAGACGCTCATGTTCTCCCACAAGGCGGTGATCTCTGTGAGGGACAGCAAGCTGTGTCTGATGTTCAGGGTCGGAGACCTGAGGAACTCGCACATCGTGGAGGCCTCCATCCGAGCCAAGCTGATCCGCTCCAAGCAGACCAAGGAAGGGGAGTTTATCCCTCTCAATCAGACGGATATCAATGTGGGCTTCGATACGGGGGACGACAGGCTCTTCCTGGTGTCGCCACTCATCATCTGTCACGAGTTCAACGAGGGCAGTCCCTTCTGGGAGATCTCACaggaacagctggagagagaggagtttgAGGTAGTGGTCATCCTGGAGGGCATGGTGGAAGCCACAGGTGGGTTCTTCTAATTTAAGGTTCGGACCGGGGGagagtaagctgatcctagatctgtgccgcCAAACTTCTACCTGGAGAGATTTTTATTGTAATCAAAATGATGTAGAAAAGGAttattaaaataacattaataacACTATAATTACAGGTACTTTAATGTATAATATGAGAATCTAATGCAGGTTTGTGTGACATTGTTTAGAAGCATTCATTCACTTGGTGAGATAAAGAGGATGCAGTCGACAGGAATCACTCGAGACTTGCAGGGTATCACCAATTAATGTTGGCTCTGAATGCACTTGACAAGGACTGCAATTACATTGGCCTAAATGGCCACAGCATTGTCCTGTACGCTAATATACTCTATTAGGGTCTTCTGGCTGCTGTGAGAAGCGGAAGGGACTCCACGGAAGCccgtctgtgtgtttgtgggagaATCCCAGACCTGTCAATAGCATAGCCTCTGGGAAATTAAACGAGTAGAAGACGTCTAGGGAATTCTGGTCGGAATGGTGATTGAATTGGGTCGTTCCAGCAATTTTGTGCCTTTTGTGAAGTGTAACTtggacaaaataaatgtttgatttcacccacataaagagcacatgttcaacttaataaaaaactGGTTTTCCCATTTCAagaagataaaaaaaaatatatatagtaagtgcctattaagtgacaaataaagtaacagggttgtcaatttcttcttaaatcagccataaatccccttgtgacagggggaatggaagcttgttgggTGCAACACGGAGTGGCAATTGAATGAAAGCTTGCCCCAAAAAAGTatttgttaaaacatttctagcctgtctacgGTTGACGTGTTATGTTCGACCCtttcagttttccaccacaaaacaccagaaaatggccaaaaagattagaaccagctcacctgcttttactctaggatttgactattagatgttcaatgtttctgttAAAAAGGAATaatttcaccatattaaaatgagagttcagttcacttaacagggttgaccttaaaatgagggacactagtcacatgaaataaataataatcttcagatatgactttgtcaaagcaacaaaatagctaggtctttacaatgatggtgaaacttgGAGACATTTTGGGGTTAAGTGGGttgaaatcttcctagaagtgacaTAGGGTTgacagagggacatgtcaaaatgctggattttggcactttagcaagcctTTAGTCATATTAAAATTCTCCTTTATTGAATTATCCatatggtctatattaaagggcacttcatttaatataacagacttttaaaattaaatattggtgcacaatttctacttaaaatatcaaagcgACACAAAAGGCACTCTTTTCATGGAATGACACAATTCCCTTTCCCACCCTATCCCTCCCACTGGCAAGGATTATCGGTCCAGGAGTGGGCGGTGGCAGTGAACTGAACCACTGCTCAAAGACACACTGTGGGTGATTTACCCTTGGTTTTCTTCATGAGGATGCAGACCGGGTGGGTGTTATTGCTTCAGATTTGTTTTTGATATTCTACTCAATATATAGACTTTGGTTTAACGGAGGGACAACGTTTGATCCATCGCACAGCAAGGGCTGTTTTTTCCTCAGTATCCCATGTCAATATTGACAGTTTAGTCAAGGGACAAACTAAAAGATAATGCTTTATTGAATTTTTAAAAGCTATCGACAACAGTTTGTTGTTTTGCTCTTTTCCCTCAGGGATCAAACCCAATCAGGCCTTGAAGTGGGATTTGCCTGAAGTAGGAAAGAGTTTGCTGTTAATCTCTCAGGTGCTTAAAGAATGGGAGCTTCTGCAACGTAGATGCAGggagtgtcacaccctggcctttgttatattgattttctttattagtttagttaggtcagggtgtaacatgggggatgtttgtgtgttttgtctagtttagggtgtgtgtattgtttagggggttttgtagtagatatggggtagtgttcagtgtaggtgtttaggaaagtctatggttgcctgatttggttctcaatcagagacagctgtttattgttgtctctgattgggagccatatttaaggcagccataggctttaggtgtttgtgggtacttgtctatgtttaacgtttgtagcttgtgtatgcactaacgtttgtagcttcacggtcgttttgttgttgttttgttagtttgtctaAGTGTTTGGTTTCGTGGTTTCATCTTTTAATAAAGAGATGTATTCatatctgtaacggcagtcctcctcctcttcatctgaagaggaggagtattgagggaaccaaggcgcagcgtagtgaaatgacatattttattaacgaaaacacgaacttgactaaactaacaaaaacaacaaacggtgtagacagacctagacgacgtacttacataaaacaagaaaaacgcacgaataggaaacataggctacacaaaccgaacaaaccgtaaacagtcctgcatggtgtacagacacagacacggaagacaatcacccacaacgaacactgtgaaaaggcctacctaaatatgactcttaattagaggaacgccaaacacctgcctctaattaagagccataccaggcaacccataaaccaacatagaaacagaaaacatagaatgcccacccaacctcacgtcctgaccaactaacacacataacaaactaacagaaataggtcaggaacgtgacagtatcccgctgcgccttggtccgcttataTTGACTATCGTGACAGGGAGTTAGGAAGCAAGTGCAGTTGGTGAGTTTAATAAGGAAGAACATGACGATATACAAAACAAGAGTAGCGTACTGGGAATGAAAACCAAGACTGCCTGAAGACTGaggctactgagggctaaataaaaGGGAAGTAATCAAGGTACTGATGAAGTCCAGGTGCacataatgatggggagcaggtgtgcgtaatgatggttgccatGTGTGATGCTTCATGAAAATACATAGGCTAATTGGTATGTTGATTGTATATTAAAAATCATCATCAGGTACAGTATGTAGGTATCCCACTGTATACATGATACCATTGATACAATTGGCAGTATTTTTTATTCATTCAGCGTGCAGTTTACATTCTAAGAATTACAGCAAAATCATTATAATGTGATACATTTGCTGCAAGTGAAATGCAAATTAacttatatacatatacattatggCCGCTGAAAAAAAGAACTGTTGATACATTGCAAGGTTGTGAATCCTCCAACCCGCAACCCCTTACTTCTCTtaatatcagtgtgtgtgtgtgtgtgtgtgtgtgtgtgtgta is part of the Salvelinus fontinalis isolate EN_2023a chromosome 6, ASM2944872v1, whole genome shotgun sequence genome and harbors:
- the kcnj21 gene encoding G protein-activated inward rectifier potassium channel 4 isoform X2, whose protein sequence is MNCFKRRFGQDVEKQDQKLSKPRWDTPKNKVPTDRTMVVGGRQGGGGKGSNRSGRTLRKRRQRYVEKDGKCNVHHGNVREKYRYMTDIFTTLVDLKWRFNLLVFTLVYTTTWVFFGLIWWLIAYIRGDLDHTDDGEWIPCVNNLNGFVSAFLFSIETETTIGYGYRVITDKCPEGILLLLVQAILGSIVNAFMVGCMFVKISQPKKRAETLMFSHKAVISVRDSKLCLMFRVGDLRNSHIVEASIRAKLIRSKQTKEGEFIPLNQTDINVGFDTGDDRLFLVSPLIICHEFNEGSPFWEISQEQLEREEFEVVVILEGMVEATGIKPNQALKWDLPEVGKSLLLISQVLKEWELLQRRCRECHTLAFVILIFFISLVRSGCNMGDVCVFCLV
- the kcnj21 gene encoding G protein-activated inward rectifier potassium channel 4 isoform X1 — protein: MNCFKRRFGQDVEKQDQKLSKPRWDTPKNKVPTDRTMVVGGRQGGGGKGSNRSGRTLRKRRQRYVEKDGKCNVHHGNVREKYRYMTDIFTTLVDLKWRFNLLVFTLVYTTTWVFFGLIWWLIAYIRGDLDHTDDGEWIPCVNNLNGFVSAFLFSIETETTIGYGYRVITDKCPEGILLLLVQAILGSIVNAFMVGCMFVKISQPKKRAETLMFSHKAVISVRDSKLCLMFRVGDLRNSHIVEASIRAKLIRSKQTKEGEFIPLNQTDINVGFDTGDDRLFLVSPLIICHEFNEGSPFWEISQEQLEREEFEVVVILEGMVEATGMTCQARSSYLDSEVMWGERFTPVLSLEEGFYEVDYESFHHTYPTPTPTCSAQELAKKGEAIPLPPQSPPPVLELPPPRPEKEEDKGEEEVGAEELGDGEGDNVSNGEANRMDDGHE